In Rhinoraja longicauda isolate Sanriku21f chromosome 13, sRhiLon1.1, whole genome shotgun sequence, one genomic interval encodes:
- the LOC144599225 gene encoding C-C motif chemokine 20-like: protein MNTLKRLLPAVMLSLIVLNIVGNTLSAAAYRDCCLAYSKKRLPQRLISGYVEQKSNEICEIDAIIFYTIRGRAVCADPGHHWVKKALHFLSKKLRKMSQD from the exons ATGAACACTCTCAAGAGACTTCTCCCAGCAGTTATGCTCTCATTGATTGTACTGAACATTGTTGGTAATACACTATCAG CTGCAGCATACAGAGACTGCTGTCTCGCTTATTCAAAGAAGCGACTGCCACAAAGATTAATCTCTGGTTATGTGGAGCAAAAATCCAATGAAATATGTGAGATAGATGCAATTAT aTTCTACACCATCAGAGGAAGAGCAGTGTGTGCAGATCCTGGGCACCATTGGGTGAAGAAAGCACTGCATTTTTTGAG CAAAAAGCTGCGAAAAATGTCACAAGATTGA